GGCGGCGACGGACGGGAGAGTTGGCTGGTGGCGAGGACGAGGCGCCGTGCGGTGGTGCGGGGCCACGGCCATCCGCAGATCCGGGCGACCCACGCCAAGACCCTGGAGTTCACCCACGACACCGACGTGACCCAGCGGGCGACCTGCGTCGTCGGGGTCGGCACGGAGCTGGATCCGGCGGAACTCGGGCTGTTACGTGGCCGGGTCCGCTTCACCGTCGAGGCGGACGGCCACGAGGCGACGGGGGAGGCGACGATCAACCCCGAGCACGCCGTACGCGACGGCCTGGTGCTGCGGCGCAGCCACCACGCCGACCCGGGGACGCTGGCCTTCGCGGCGACGCTGACCGCGGATGACCTTGATCGTGACCTGGTTGCCGCGCTGACCGACCCGGCGACGGCGGTGACCCTCAGCCTGGTCGAGGTCGCCGTGCCGGCACCGCTGATCCTGCTCCGCTCGGCCGGGCAGTCGCTTCCCGAGGGGCGGCTCGGGCTGCTCTGGCGGCACGCCGACGAGGCGGTGGACCTGGGCGCGGTGCGGGAGCCCGCAGCCGCCCGGGCGACCGTCGCGCGTTCCGGTGTCCTCGCCGTCACGCTGCCCGGAACGCTCGACGAGGCGACGCCCGCCGCGCTCGGGTGGCTGGCCGTGGCAGCCCAGGCCGGTGCCCGGTTCGCGCTGCCGGCGGCCGGGCCGACCGAGACGCTCTACGCGGCCGGGTTGCCGCCGACCCCGGTGCTGTCGCTCGGCCGGGTGGACCGACGGTCGGTACGCCGGCCCGAGGTCGAGGTCGCGCTCCGCTCCGCCCTGGCGCCGACCGTACTGACGGTGCCGGCGGAGGAGGTCGACGCGGTCCTCGAACACGTGGTGGCGGCGACGCCCGGTCGACGGGTCGCCGTACCGGACGGGCAGCCGGACGTCGGCACGGCGATGAGCTGGACCACCGCCGACCGGGCCGGGTCCGCCGTACGCCGGGTCGGGGCAGCGGAGGTCACGATCGTGCTCGCCGCCGCGGTCGCCGTGGACCAGCCCGTCGACCTTGATGCCCTGGTGCGCGCCCTCGCCGGCGCCGGGGTGTCACCGCGTACGTTGAGCGAGGCGCTGGCGCCGTTCGGGCTGAACCGACGGCGGGTCTACGACGCCCTGGGGCCGGGCCGCTCCTCCGGTGGCTCCTGACAGAATCGGCAGATGCAGGTCGTACAGGGCAAGCGTCTGGTCACGCCGGACGGCGAGGTGCTCGA
The Micromonospora pisi DNA segment above includes these coding regions:
- a CDS encoding DUF371 domain-containing protein codes for the protein MARTRRRAVVRGHGHPQIRATHAKTLEFTHDTDVTQRATCVVGVGTELDPAELGLLRGRVRFTVEADGHEATGEATINPEHAVRDGLVLRRSHHADPGTLAFAATLTADDLDRDLVAALTDPATAVTLSLVEVAVPAPLILLRSAGQSLPEGRLGLLWRHADEAVDLGAVREPAAARATVARSGVLAVTLPGTLDEATPAALGWLAVAAQAGARFALPAAGPTETLYAAGLPPTPVLSLGRVDRRSVRRPEVEVALRSALAPTVLTVPAEEVDAVLEHVVAATPGRRVAVPDGQPDVGTAMSWTTADRAGSAVRRVGAAEVTIVLAAAVAVDQPVDLDALVRALAGAGVSPRTLSEALAPFGLNRRRVYDALGPGRSSGGS